The sequence GGGCCCGCAGGCGTTGATCCGCTCGGCGACGGCGAGGGCCTCCTCCAGGGCGGTGCCGTCGGGCACGACCCTGCCTATGAGCCCGATGGCCGCGGCCTCGTCGGCGGTGTACGGGCGGCCGGTGAGGAGCATTTCGAGGGCGTGGGTGCGGGGGATCTGGCGGGGCAGCCGGACGGTGGAGCCGCCGATCGGGAAGAGGCCGCGCCGCACCTCGAAGAGCCCGAAGGTAGCCCCTGACCCGGCGATGCGGATGTCCGTTCCCTGGAGGATCTCGGTGCCGCCGGCGACACACGGCCCTTCCACGGCGGCGATCACCGGTTTGCGCGGGCGGTGGTGGCGCAGCATCGCCTTCCAGTGGAGGTCCGGGTCGGCGGCCATCCGCTCCCGGTACTCCTCGCCCTCCATGCCGCCGCCCGCGAGCGCCTTGAGGTCCATGCCGGAGCAGAACGCGCCGCCCGCCCCGGTCAGGACGACGGAGCGCACCTCGTCGTCGGCGTCGGCCGCGAGCCATCCGTCGTACAGGCCGACGAGCATCGGCAGCGACAACGCGTTCCTGGCCTGTGGTCTGTTCAAGGTGAGCACCAGCGTGGCGCCCCTGCGCTCCACGGTGAGGTGTTCCGTACCGCCCATGACCAACTCCCGTCTGCAGACCTGGAACAGGTTGCAGTAGGCGGGGTCGCAGTTCAATAGTTTTCTGACAGCTCGTCAGATTCTTTCGGCGCCACCCCTTCCCACTTGTGGCGCCCGGCGCTCTAATGACGGCCGAGTCGCCAGTCATCCGGGGTCAGGAGGAACGGTGGAGTACAACCTTGCCGACCTGTTCGAGTCGGTCGCGGACGTGGTCCCCGACCGGGAGGCGCTCCTGTACGTGGACCATCCCGGTACGGGTGCCGAGCGGCGCCTCACCTACGCCGAACTGGACGCCGCCGCCAACCGGATCGCCCACCACCTCATCGGTGCGGGCCTCCGCCCGGGCGAACATCTGGGGCTGCACCTCTACAACGGCATCGAGTACCTCCAGACGGTCCTGGGAGCGCTGAAGGCGCGCCTGGTGCCGGTGAACGTCAACTACCGCTACGTGGAGGAGGAGCTGGTCTACCTCTACCGGGACGCGGATCTGGCGGCGCTGGTCTTCGACGGCGAGTTCGACGAGCGGGTGGCGGCGGCGTCCGCGCAGGCCCCCGGCCTGCGCCACCTGGTCCGGGTGGGGTCCACGGCCGCACGCGCGGGCCTGGCGGCCGTCCCCTTCACCGAGGCCGAGGCCTCCGGCTCACCCGCGCGCGGCTTCGAACCACGCTCCGCGGACGACCAGTTCATCATCTACACCGGCGGCACGACCGGGATGCCGAAGGGCGTGATGTGGCGCCAGGAGGACCTGTTCTTCTCCGGTCTGGGCGGCGGCGCGCCGACCGGCGAACCGGTGAAGAGTCCGCAGGAGCTGGCGGAGCGGGTGGCGGCGGGCGGCGGGGGCATCACCTTCTTCCCCACTCCCCCGCTGATGCACGGCACCTCCACGCTGACCGCGTTCATCGGGTTCAACTTCGGCCAACGGGTGGTCGTGCAACGCAAGTTCGTCCCCGAAGAGGTGCTGCGGACGATCGAGAAGGAGAAGGTCACCAGTGTGTCGCTGGTGGGCGACGCGATGCTGCGTCCGCTGATCGACGCCCTCAACGGCCCGCTGCGCGGGACGGACTGCTCGTCGCTGTTCTCCGTCTCCAGCTCCGGGGCGATCATGTCGGATTCGGTGCGGGCGGAGTTCCAGGCGCTCGTGCCGACCGTGATGCTGCTCAACAACTTCGGCTCGTCCGAGTCCGGCTTCAACGGCACGGCCACCGCCGACTCGGGCCCGGAGCGCGGCTTCCGGGTCCAGGTCAACTCCCGTACGGCGGTCGTCGATCCGGCGACGTACGAACCGGTGGCGCCGGGCGAGGTGGGCCGCATCGCGCAGCGCGGCCATGTGCCGCTCGGCTACTACAACGACCCGGGCAAGACCGCCGACACCTTCTTCCGCAAGGGCGATGAGCGGTGGGTGCTGCTGGGCGACATGGCGACCGTGGACGCGGAGGGCATCGTCACCGTGCTCGGCCGGGGCTCGCAGTGCATCAACACCGGTGGGGAGAAGGTCTATCCGGAAGAGGTGGAGCAGGCGCTCAAGTCCCACCCGGACGTGTACGACGCGCTCGTCGCGGGCGTTCCCGACGAGCGCTGGGGCAGCAGGGTCGCGGCCGTCCTCGAACTGCGGGAGGGAGCAACCGCGTTGGACCTCGACGCGGTGCAGGCCCACTGCCGGACCCGGCTCGCCGGGTACAAGATCCCGCGCGCCCTGGTCCTCACCGACCGGATCCAGCGCTCGCCGAGCGGCAAGGCGGACTACCGCTGGGCGAAGGCGGTGGCGGCGGCCGGCACCGCCGTGTGAGGCGGCGGACGGGTCACCCCAGGCCGAACGACCTGAGCGCCGCGAGGAACTCCGCCGGCCGGGTGGCGTGGACGAGGTGGCCCGCCTCGACGGAGGCGAACGTGGCGTCGGGGATGGTCTCCGCCATCTCGGCCAGCTGCTTCTGGTCGATGTGGCTCGTCGTGCCACCGCCGATGACCAGGGTCGGGGCGGTGATCTCCGCCAGCCGTTCGCGGCCCGTCGGGTCCGGGTCGTTCAGCTGGGCGTCGATGTCCGGGACGACGGCCCAGTCGAAGTCCAGTTCGCCTTCCGGGCGTTCGGCGCGCGGCCGGGGCGGGTCGAGAGGGAGGAGCGGCGGGGCGTCCTCGATGACCAGTCGCCCGATGAGTCCGGGCTCGCGCTGGGCCAGGAGGTAGGCGGCCACGCCACCCATGGAGTGCCCGACGACGGTGGCACCGGCCAGATTGCGGGCTTCCAGGAAAGCGTGCAGGTCGTCGCGGAAGAGCTCGAAGGAGTAGCGGCCGGGCCAATCGCTGAGCCCGTGGCCCTGAAAGTCGGGTGCGTACACGCGGTGTTCGGCGGCGAGCTCCTCGGCGATACGGGTCCAGGTGAGGGAGGAGCCGGCCCGGCCGTGGAGGAGGACGACCGGCGGTGCGGAAGGTTCGCCCCACACCCGGTACGCGAGCCGGACACCGCCCGCCCGCGCGGTGAGGACGTCCGGGTCGAGGAAGGCCGCCACCGTACGGGAGAAGGCGCCCGCGTCGTCCAGCCACGGGAAGTGCCCCGCGCCCCGCTGGACGGCGAACTCGCCGTACGGGAAGAGCGCGGCCAGCTCCGTCGCCCGGTCCGGGCTCGGGTGGCCGTCGTACTCCCCGGCGAGGACGAGCACCGGCACGGCCAGCTCGCGCAGGGCGGGGACGGTGGCGGCGGGGTCGTACGCGCCGTCGTCGTAGCGGCCGCGCGCCTCGGAGTTGGTCTGCCCGGCGGAGGCGGCGGCATGGGCCCGGGCCGCGTCGTCCCAGCGGCCGTAGGTGAGCGGCCGGACGGCGGGCCACAGCTCGGCGAAGGGCCCGCCGGCGAGCAGCGCCTCCTGGGCGGCCCGGGCCTCGGCGTACCAGGGCTCGCCGCTGCGCAGCTCGGCCGCCTCGCGCAGGTCTTGGCCGGTCACCTCGATGCCGGCGGCGCGGGTGGAGGGGGTGACCAGGGTCAGGGTGCGCAGCCGCTCGGGGTGCCGGGCGGCGTACAGCTGGGCCAGATCCGCGCCCGCCGAGTGGGCCAGCAGGTCGATCCGGTCCAGCCCGAGGTGTTCGCGCAGCGCCTCCACATCGGCCACGAGCCGGTCGCACCGGTAGGCCGAGGGGTCCTCGGGTGCGGCGGACTCCCCCGTGCCGCGCAGGTCCAGCAGGACCAGCTGCCGTACGGCGGAGAGCCCGCCGAGGTCCCCGAGGTACGCGCTCGCCCGCATCGGCCCGCCGGGCAGGCAGATCAGCGGCTCGCCCTCCCCCACCAGGTGGTAGGCGAGCCGGGTGGTGTCGTACGCGGAGAAGATCGGCATGCCGTCCATCAAAACAGGAACACATGGACGAACGCACGGGGCTCCGCCGCGAGCCGATCCGGAACGGGTCCGCGCACACCTCTTGCCAGCGCCCCCGGCCTCCTGAATTACTGCTCCCAGGAAGATCGACCGAATGATCGGTCGCCCGGTTCGGGAGAGGATGGGCCCTCATGACAGCCATGCTGGACGCGGCGGAGCAGCTGAGCCGCGCGGATCTGGAGGCCCTCCAGCTGGAACGGCTCCGCACCACTCTGCGCCATGCGTACGAGAACGTGCCGTTCTACCGGGCGGCGTTCGACGGGGCCGGGCTGCGGCCCGGGGACTGCCGTACGCTCGCCGACCTCTCCCGCTTCCCCTTCACCGCCAAGGCCGACCTGCGCGACAACTACCCCTTCGGGATGTTCGCCGTGCCGGAGCGGGATGTCCGGCGCATCCATGCCTCCAGCGGCACGACCGGGCGCCCGACCGTCGTCGGCTACACCGAACGGGACCTGGACACCTGGGCGGACGTGGTCGCCCGGTCGATCCGCGCGGCGGGCGGCAGGCCCGGTCACAAGGTCCATGTGGCCTACGGGTACGGGCTGTTCACCGGCGGCCTCGGCGCGCACTACGGGGCCGAGCGGCTCGGCTGCACGGTGATCCCCGCGTCCGGCGGGATGACGGCGCGCCAGGTGCGGCTGATCCAGGACTTCCGGCCCGAGATCATCATGATCACGCCCTCCTACATGCTGACGCTGCTGGACGAGTTCGAGCGGCAGGGTGTCGACCCGCGCACGACCTCCCTCAAGGTGGGGATCTTCGGCGCGGAGCCGTGGACCGAGGGGATGCGCGGGGAGATCGAGGACCGGTTCGCCATCGACGCCGTCGACATCTACGGGCTCTCCGAGGTGATGGGCCCCGGGGTGGCGCAGGAGTGCGTGGAGACGAAGGACGGGCTGCACATCTGGGAGGACCACTTCTATCCGGAGGTCGTGGACCCGTTCACCGGCGAGGTGCTGCCGGACGGGGAGGAGGGCGAGCTGGTCTTCACCTCGCTCACCAAGGAGGCGATGCCGGTGATCCGCTACCGCACCCGCGACCTGACACGGCTGCTGCCGGGGACGGCCCGGAACTTCCGCCGGATGGAGAAGGTGACCGGGCGCAGCGACGACATGGTGATCCTGCGCGGGGTGAACCTGTTTCCGACGCAGATCGAGGAGATCGTGCTGCGTACGCCTGCCGTCGCCCCGCACTTCCAGCTCCTGCTGACCCGGCAGGGCCGTCTGGACGCGCTGACGGTACGGGCGGAGGCGCGGGCGGACGCGACGTCGGCGGACCGGGAGAAGGCGGCGCTCGCGATCGCGGCGGCGGTGAAGGACGGGGTCGGGGTGTCGGTGGGGGTCGAGATCGTGGATCCGGAGTCGCTGGAGCGCTCGGTGGGCAAGATCCGGCGGATCGTGGACCTGCGGGAGTCCGGCACGGGGTGAGACCGGGAGTCCGGGAGGGGGTGGCACAGCCCCGTTGACCGGCGTGTTCACACCACCGCAACACCCGTTCCCACTATGCGGACACCTGCTCGAAAATCTCGACAGAGAGGCCCGGGCACTGCCAGTCTCCCGCTATGCATCTCGCCACCCGTTCCCTGGTCACCACGGTCACCGCCGTCTCCTCCGCCGTCGTCCTCTGCGCCGCCCTGACCGGCTGCGCCCCGCAAGCGGAGGAGAAGAAGCCGAAGGCCTCGGGCCGGGCCGGCGCGACGGCCGAGGCGTGCGCGCCGGGCGGGCTCGCCACCGAGGTCGAGGGGAAGCTGACCGTCGGCACGGACAAGCCCGCGTACGCCCCCTGGTTCTCCGACGACGAGCCGTCCAACGGCAAGGGGTTCGAGTCGGCGGTGGCGTACGCCGTGGCGAAGCAGCTCGGCTACGACCGCGATGCGGTGGTCTGGCAGCACGTCCCGTTCAACAGCGCGTTCGCGCCCGGCGCCAAGAAGTTCGACTTCGACATCAACCAGGTCTCCATCAGCGAGTCCCGCAAGAAGGCGGTGGCGTTCTCCTCCGGCTACTACGACGTACGCCAGGCGGTCGTCGCGCTGAAGTCGTCGAAGGCGGCGGGGGCCAAGAGCGTGGCCGACCTGAAGAAGGTCAAGCTGGGCGCCCAAGTGGGCACCACCAGCCTGGAGTTCATCAACGACCTGGTGGAGCCGGACCAGAAGCCGGCCGTCTACCAGCGCAACGACTTCGCCAAGTCGGCGCTCAAGACCGGCCAGGTGGACGCGATCGTGGTGGACCTGCCGACCGCCTTCTACATCACCGGGGCCGAGGTGCCGGAGGCGGAGGTCGTCGGCCAGTTCCCGAACTCCGCCGACAAGCCCGAGCAGTTCGGCCTGGTCCTGGACAAGGAGTCCACGCTCACCGACTGCGTGAGCGGTGCCGTGGACGCCCTGCGGAAGGACGGCACGCTCGCCGCCCTGGAGAAGGAGTGGCTCTCCGACGCCGTCGGCGCACCGGTGCTCAAGTGACCCTGCACAAGACGCTGCCCGGTCAGCCCGGTGAGGACACCTACGTCCCCTCCGAGCGCCGGATCGCCCGCGAACGCCACCGGCGGGCCCGCACCCGGCGGGCCACCGCCATCGCCGCGACCAGCACGCTGGTGACCGGTGTGGTCCTGTTCCTGCTGATCACGGGCTCGCCCGGCTGGGACCGTACGCAGGAGACGTTCTTCAGCCCGCACTACGCGCGCGTCGCCCTGCCGCAGGTCCTGGAAGGGCTGTGGCTGAACCTGCGGCTGCTGGCGGTGTGCGGCAGCGCCGTGCTCGCGTTCGGCCTGCTGCTGGCCGTGGCGCGGACGCTGCGCGGGCCGGTGTTCTTCCCCGTACGGGCGCTGGCCACCGCGTACACGGACTTCTTCCGTGGACTGCCGCTCATCATCTGCCTGCTGATGGTCGTCTTCGGGGTGCCCGCGCTGCGCCTGGAGGGCGTGACCAACGATCCGGTGCTGCTGGGCGGTGCCGCGCTGGTGCTGACGTACTCGGCGTACGTCGCGGAGGTCTTCCGGGCGGGCATCGAGTCCGTGCACCCCTCGCAGCGGGCCGCCGCCCGGTCGCTGGGGCTCAGCAGCGGCCAGACGCTGCGGTTCGTCGTGCTGCCCCAGGCGGTGCGCCGGGTGGTGCCGCCGCTCCTCAACGACCTGGTCTCCCTCCAGAAGGACACCGGTCTCGTCTCGATCGCCGGGGCGGTCGACGCCGTCTACGCGGCGCAGATCATCGCCAGCAAGGACTTCAACTACACGCCGTACGTCGTGGCGGGGCTGGTCTTCGTCGCGCTGACCATCCCGATGACCCGGCTCACCGACTGGGTGACGGCCCGGATGGACCGGCGGCGGGCCCAGGGAGGACTCGTATGAGCACGGAGCCCGTGCTGCGGATGGAGGCGGTCCGCAAGTCGTTCGG is a genomic window of Streptomyces sp. SID8374 containing:
- a CDS encoding crotonase/enoyl-CoA hydratase family protein, whose translation is MGGTEHLTVERRGATLVLTLNRPQARNALSLPMLVGLYDGWLAADADDEVRSVVLTGAGGAFCSGMDLKALAGGGMEGEEYRERMAADPDLHWKAMLRHHRPRKPVIAAVEGPCVAGGTEILQGTDIRIAGSGATFGLFEVRRGLFPIGGSTVRLPRQIPRTHALEMLLTGRPYTADEAAAIGLIGRVVPDGTALEEALAVAERINACGPLAVEAVKASVYEGAELTETDALAAELKRGRPVFATEDAKEGARAFAEKRPPVYRRA
- a CDS encoding acyl-CoA synthetase encodes the protein MEYNLADLFESVADVVPDREALLYVDHPGTGAERRLTYAELDAAANRIAHHLIGAGLRPGEHLGLHLYNGIEYLQTVLGALKARLVPVNVNYRYVEEELVYLYRDADLAALVFDGEFDERVAAASAQAPGLRHLVRVGSTAARAGLAAVPFTEAEASGSPARGFEPRSADDQFIIYTGGTTGMPKGVMWRQEDLFFSGLGGGAPTGEPVKSPQELAERVAAGGGGITFFPTPPLMHGTSTLTAFIGFNFGQRVVVQRKFVPEEVLRTIEKEKVTSVSLVGDAMLRPLIDALNGPLRGTDCSSLFSVSSSGAIMSDSVRAEFQALVPTVMLLNNFGSSESGFNGTATADSGPERGFRVQVNSRTAVVDPATYEPVAPGEVGRIAQRGHVPLGYYNDPGKTADTFFRKGDERWVLLGDMATVDAEGIVTVLGRGSQCINTGGEKVYPEEVEQALKSHPDVYDALVAGVPDERWGSRVAAVLELREGATALDLDAVQAHCRTRLAGYKIPRALVLTDRIQRSPSGKADYRWAKAVAAAGTAV
- a CDS encoding alpha/beta hydrolase, with translation MPIFSAYDTTRLAYHLVGEGEPLICLPGGPMRASAYLGDLGGLSAVRQLVLLDLRGTGESAAPEDPSAYRCDRLVADVEALREHLGLDRIDLLAHSAGADLAQLYAARHPERLRTLTLVTPSTRAAGIEVTGQDLREAAELRSGEPWYAEARAAQEALLAGGPFAELWPAVRPLTYGRWDDAARAHAAASAGQTNSEARGRYDDGAYDPAATVPALRELAVPVLVLAGEYDGHPSPDRATELAALFPYGEFAVQRGAGHFPWLDDAGAFSRTVAAFLDPDVLTARAGGVRLAYRVWGEPSAPPVVLLHGRAGSSLTWTRIAEELAAEHRVYAPDFQGHGLSDWPGRYSFELFRDDLHAFLEARNLAGATVVGHSMGGVAAYLLAQREPGLIGRLVIEDAPPLLPLDPPRPRAERPEGELDFDWAVVPDIDAQLNDPDPTGRERLAEITAPTLVIGGGTTSHIDQKQLAEMAETIPDATFASVEAGHLVHATRPAEFLAALRSFGLG
- the paaK gene encoding phenylacetate--CoA ligase PaaK, translated to MTAMLDAAEQLSRADLEALQLERLRTTLRHAYENVPFYRAAFDGAGLRPGDCRTLADLSRFPFTAKADLRDNYPFGMFAVPERDVRRIHASSGTTGRPTVVGYTERDLDTWADVVARSIRAAGGRPGHKVHVAYGYGLFTGGLGAHYGAERLGCTVIPASGGMTARQVRLIQDFRPEIIMITPSYMLTLLDEFERQGVDPRTTSLKVGIFGAEPWTEGMRGEIEDRFAIDAVDIYGLSEVMGPGVAQECVETKDGLHIWEDHFYPEVVDPFTGEVLPDGEEGELVFTSLTKEAMPVIRYRTRDLTRLLPGTARNFRRMEKVTGRSDDMVILRGVNLFPTQIEEIVLRTPAVAPHFQLLLTRQGRLDALTVRAEARADATSADREKAALAIAAAVKDGVGVSVGVEIVDPESLERSVGKIRRIVDLRESGTG
- a CDS encoding ABC transporter substrate-binding protein; translated protein: MHLATRSLVTTVTAVSSAVVLCAALTGCAPQAEEKKPKASGRAGATAEACAPGGLATEVEGKLTVGTDKPAYAPWFSDDEPSNGKGFESAVAYAVAKQLGYDRDAVVWQHVPFNSAFAPGAKKFDFDINQVSISESRKKAVAFSSGYYDVRQAVVALKSSKAAGAKSVADLKKVKLGAQVGTTSLEFINDLVEPDQKPAVYQRNDFAKSALKTGQVDAIVVDLPTAFYITGAEVPEAEVVGQFPNSADKPEQFGLVLDKESTLTDCVSGAVDALRKDGTLAALEKEWLSDAVGAPVLK
- a CDS encoding amino acid ABC transporter permease, coding for MTLHKTLPGQPGEDTYVPSERRIARERHRRARTRRATAIAATSTLVTGVVLFLLITGSPGWDRTQETFFSPHYARVALPQVLEGLWLNLRLLAVCGSAVLAFGLLLAVARTLRGPVFFPVRALATAYTDFFRGLPLIICLLMVVFGVPALRLEGVTNDPVLLGGAALVLTYSAYVAEVFRAGIESVHPSQRAAARSLGLSSGQTLRFVVLPQAVRRVVPPLLNDLVSLQKDTGLVSIAGAVDAVYAAQIIASKDFNYTPYVVAGLVFVALTIPMTRLTDWVTARMDRRRAQGGLV